In a single window of the Candidatus Cloacimonadota bacterium genome:
- the ffh gene encoding signal recognition particle protein: protein MFESLTDRLGTIFSKLKSRGKLSEKEIEKGMREIRLALLEADVNYKVAKQFTKDVQIKAMGKEVQKSLTPGQQIIKIVNQELITLMKSDSVIHELPKNRLSVIMIVGLQGSGKTTTCAKLALKYKKEKYSPLLVAADIYRPAAVKQLETLGKSIDVPVFSDPSKKLSKIAKNSLKFAEKNDCNLIIFDTAGRLHIDDMMMKELEEVEKIIKPHEIFFVADSMTGQDAVNSAREFNSRLNISGIILTKLDGDARGGAALSIKAITKKPIRFVGVGEKLNDLETFHADRITSRILGMGDMLSLIEKAESAYDVEEAKKLQTKLRKNLFTLEDFHVQLQKIKKMGPMGDLLKMLPGSNSKLLKNTKVDEHELDHVEAIIFSMTPNEKIHPNIINGNRRRRIATGSGTTLQQVNRLLKQFDSMKKMMKNLNKSKGNFPMGNQFFPMG, encoded by the coding sequence TCGCGGTAAACTTTCTGAAAAAGAAATTGAAAAAGGAATGCGAGAGATACGTCTTGCTTTATTGGAAGCAGATGTCAATTATAAAGTAGCAAAACAATTCACAAAAGACGTTCAGATCAAAGCAATGGGCAAAGAAGTGCAAAAATCTCTTACACCCGGGCAACAAATCATCAAAATCGTCAATCAAGAATTAATTACGTTGATGAAATCAGACTCGGTTATCCACGAACTCCCAAAAAACCGTTTATCAGTTATTATGATCGTGGGGCTTCAAGGTTCGGGAAAGACAACTACTTGCGCCAAACTTGCTTTGAAATATAAAAAAGAAAAATACTCTCCCCTACTCGTTGCTGCAGATATTTATCGCCCGGCAGCTGTAAAACAGTTGGAAACATTGGGCAAATCTATTGATGTGCCTGTTTTCAGCGATCCGTCCAAAAAACTCAGTAAAATTGCAAAAAATTCTCTAAAATTTGCCGAAAAGAATGACTGCAATTTGATTATTTTTGACACAGCCGGTCGTCTTCATATTGATGATATGATGATGAAAGAACTTGAGGAAGTAGAAAAAATAATTAAACCCCACGAAATCTTTTTCGTAGCAGATTCTATGACAGGTCAGGATGCGGTGAACAGTGCCCGAGAATTCAACTCCCGCCTAAATATTTCCGGCATTATTCTCACAAAATTGGATGGTGATGCAAGGGGTGGAGCTGCCTTATCTATCAAAGCGATAACAAAAAAGCCCATTCGCTTTGTGGGTGTGGGTGAGAAACTGAATGACTTGGAAACCTTTCATGCAGACAGAATTACCTCCCGAATTCTCGGTATGGGCGATATGCTATCACTTATCGAAAAAGCCGAATCCGCTTATGATGTGGAAGAGGCAAAAAAATTACAAACAAAACTACGAAAAAATCTTTTTACTCTGGAAGATTTTCATGTGCAACTACAAAAAATTAAAAAGATGGGACCAATGGGAGATTTGTTAAAAATGCTACCCGGTTCAAATTCAAAGCTTCTGAAAAACACCAAAGTAGATGAACATGAATTAGATCACGTGGAAGCCATTATTTTCTCGATGACTCCAAATGAAAAAATACATCCTAATATTATCAACGGAAATAGACGCCGACGAATTGCAACAGGGAGCGGAACTACCTTGCAACAGGTCAACAGGCTTTTGAAGCAATTCGATTCAATGAAAAAAATGATGAAAAATTTGAATAAAAGTAAAGGAAATTTTCCCATGGGAAATCAATTTTTCCCTATGGGATAA
- a CDS encoding response regulator, producing the protein MQKLPKILLVEDNPLDVEMTLAALSENKLANKIIVAKDGEEALDYFYRRNKFADREEENPILVLLDLKMPKIDGMEVLKTIKQDDKLKNIPVVILTSSRMETDLIQSYNLGVNAYVVKPVDFDNFVEAVKDISAFWALLNEVPTE; encoded by the coding sequence ATGCAAAAATTACCAAAAATATTGTTAGTAGAGGATAATCCGTTGGATGTGGAGATGACTTTAGCTGCTTTGTCAGAAAACAAGCTTGCCAACAAAATAATCGTTGCTAAAGATGGTGAAGAGGCACTTGATTATTTTTATAGGCGAAACAAGTTTGCAGATCGTGAAGAAGAGAACCCTATTCTCGTTCTTCTTGATTTAAAAATGCCAAAAATCGATGGCATGGAAGTTTTAAAAACTATAAAACAGGATGATAAATTGAAGAATATCCCGGTCGTGATTCTTACTTCTTCCCGAATGGAAACGGATTTGATACAGTCATACAATCTCGGGGTAAACGCCTATGTTGTGAAACCGGTAGATTTTGACAATTTTGTGGAAGCGGTAAAAGACATTAGTGCTTTCTGGGCTTTATTAAATGAAGTTCCCACCGAATAA